aggtgaattataaacacaaatcaagcatgAAAATTCAGGAGCGCTAAAGACCTGCTGAGTTTGCTTTCTCCGGTTCTTCTCAAggtatttcttttccgaaccggtggttgtttctaatttgactatcaataagtaagtgtttaGTTAAAATACGTATGTATAGCCCTTTACAAATAAGAtagaaatatcattttatattataaacgtgtagtgtttgtattacatttaagaaaaaataattttcaaattcatttgttaattctattgttttctttttttttgttatgtcaCATTGTTCTCGTTCATTACAGGCCTTAACCGAattaaaatcgtatttattattttacctgaaTATTCCAAACAGTAAACGTAATTCTAAGTTGaatgatttattttgatttgatttgcttATTCAATCTTCGCTTAAGacgtgttctaactactggACAATCTCGGCCCTTATCTaagttatctataaaattaacGATTATTATCTAACAATACCTCACCCTCCGATGGTACCAACAACGACATCGGATATCCGCCCCGCACAAAAATCGGGAAATCATACAAAACATGGCCGATACGGAAACCGACTGATTCAAATCCGCCATAATGTCGCCGGAAACCGGATGTGGGTCACGCGTCCGTACTAATGACGGATTAAAATGGcgtctattatataattattcggATGTTTTCTTTCAGTTTTTTCAATGAGGCAGGATATGGCATTAGGCATTCTGTCCTGGgagtctttttaataaaaaaaaaaaagttattttatgacaatattcaaatataggGTACGGTAAACGAATATATCGTGCTTTGTGACGACAGgagttttacagttttatataaattaactgcATTAAATAACTTTAGGTAGAATTATAGAAAAGTCCTTTTAGCAAATACCTTTACGATTAGTAGGTTTTTAGTTATTAACAAGACATATTCCAacgactattattataataagtctaatgaatatattatatgtattatgtaaaagaagtagtaattaataatctttttcTTTCTTTCACAGAAGCAATCGTCGTTGTGTGAGCGAGATGCCAACACAAGCTCGTTGCGACCGCGTCCCGCCAGCGGATGGAGCGTGGGGTGCCCTTGATTTGCGGGTCTTGCAAGAAGATGACCTACCCCTTGGTAAGCAAATTTTAACTCTATTATCACAGCCGTAAATACTTCGAATGCTATGGCCCAGGTTTCCTTGAAAAGTTACTTGAATCTCCATATAATGTTGCTTTAAGGAGATGATATAAAGCTTTACCTTTGAAATTCAAAAGCTGTTATGAACTTACACATTTGAAGAACTTCATACGACACATTAAAGTTCACAATATTCTTCACTCATCACGAGATTAATTACAAACACCATTTAAGGATATGAAAACTCACTGACTGATTTTCGGTTAATCCACTTATTCTTATGATTGGACCGTATCGGTTCCATCAAAAAGCCATTCGAATAAGCTAAAAATCAGCTCATATGGTGGAGAAACTGTGCTTTGGGACATATTTGAGCTGTTCATTAACTCTTAAAATTGTCTCGCTACAGATCCGAGGGAGTGGTGTCGTGCGCAAGTCGGTGCGTGGGTGTCACGCCGTGGCGGTTTACCTGAACGGTTCCCAATGAACGGGAAGGCCCTTTGTCTCATGTCACGAGATATGTTCGCGGCGCGAGTCCCTCGGCTTGGGCATGCCTTACACCAGGTAAGTGTGTCTTGCCTCATATGTATTCCAGACAAGCGGATTGACCGTTTATTGGTATTTTCCCAAAAGTGAAGCTTTCACTATAACTGACTTAGGGAGGGCTCTGTTTGAGAatagaaacttttttatatttataaaatgtgtaaGCGGACGGGTAAATGAGCCAACTGACCCATAAATTGGCAGTGGAATAATCATTCCTGACATCACCGATGCGCCAACCATGGgaacataatatgttatgtcccttgtgcctgtagttaactGACTCACACTTCAAACGGATTTACAGCAATAcaattgttgtttggcggtagaatatgtgatgtgtggATGATACCTTACCAGACGGGTtagcacgaagccctaccaccaagttataTTCCACTACGTTGGCGTACGACActgatgcaggtttcctcacgattttttatttgatagctGACCGTGGCGTTCTTCTATTACCCATAGATTGTGGTGTAAAATTATAGACGGAAAAATACTTATTGAAATGATTTCAGAaagttaatcttttttttttcttttcaggaTTTCAGACGAAGGCTAGCGAAAGCTTTAGCTCTCCAAGAACTCATTGAAAAGTTATCATCGAAATGAATACGGATGTCGAGTTGAAAAAATACAGGCGGGTCTCATTTGACTTAACATTATATTACTATACACTAGATGATTGAATTGTATTcaatatctaatattaaaatggTAATACATATATGTCAAAATAATGAATACCGTTCGAGATAAAATGGTCTTCATCGTTCATATTTCTAGgtgttaatatgttatattagaaGAGAAGCCTCAAGTGgattaattgattataattgtcAAAACATTTGACAGtttctatatactttttttgtcTCACTCTGGTTAGTAACAAAGCGCGCCAATACACTGGTGGTTCGTTGTCAATTGACATCCGATTTTAATGACCTCCCTTAAAACCTCTTTCAAACAACAGTGCTTTTATACTATACTAAAATCTCTTTCTGaggtaaaaagtaaattatttaatgaattaattcgATATTTAATGGTATTTAATTTCTGTATAATGTTTCTGGAAAGGTAACTGTCACTGTCAAAATCTAATGTGACAGTCGtcgaccaaaaaaaaaattcttttttttttttttcatgttccAGTTACATTATCTTTTAGGTCAAATCGAGTAATGcctgtattttttacatatagttCTTAGTGTGGTACATATCAAACTTATATGTTAATTTAGTTTTCACAGCTAGAGGgcaatttgttttttgtaaatataattgtatgtatatttttttatctatatgtaatgtttttactattttttctgtttaaaaCTGTATTctttaacataatattgtaaTCCGTTTATATCAttagtcatttattttaatattattatgatattagtatatataaagattatattatcaaCTACACACTTTGTGATCACACGCCTGCAATCATTTGAATTTGCGTTAACGAACAAATCACGTTATGGAgacaatgatatattttttttttatgtagcaATTCAAAGCACTTGcaagcaaaaataaaacaaaaaccataGACAAAATAACAGTTTAAAAACGACCGATGTCATTCCGTAGTAAGTTTATTATCTGTGCGTTCTTTTTGTACATACACGAACAAACAAAAAccgatatttttgtataaattataatcatttgtgATTGTtacttagttttttaaataacgccCTCTAGCGTCAATTGTAAACCTCATTTCCTatcattatttagttattatccAATAGAAAATTCTAGACTGTTcctattaaattagtttattttgtatatatcgaTTCACCCAGGACCTATTAATTAgtgttatgttttataatttcagtattataataaactaatacttgtttaattgatgtaatattttacttacgtatgttaattttaacaattagtTTTAAAGTGAAAAGTTACACGGTTCGAGTCTTGGTATggcatttgatttttttattattcaataaaattgtttatgaaaaaacaaaattaaattatttttaaatataagatttgagaatcttattattaattttcacttTTTATGCTGACGCTTCATGGTTATCATGGCGTTATTcgcattatgtataaatattaacaagctTTGTGTTTTGCAACGGCGTCAAGCATTGTGTAGAAATCATTGGACTTATTTTAACTACATATTAACACTTTCAGGGACAGTACACTACAGTACACTAGTACACCAGACAATAGCTAAGTCTATGATGACGTCTATAGGCGTTCTGACCAGGAAAGTGTTAAGAAATTAACCAAAAAGCATATCAAGATTCGAACCTGCAATATAGAACAATATGCACTCGTTCACTATATCGACACTCTGCCAtgtctcaaaaaaaaaaaaaaaaactatccttCTAATCGTAAAAGTtgcaacacaaaaataaatagcatgtgaatgtaatttaaaaaagtcatcATTATTGGCACGcattatattaagattttttttttaaattcaattagcgGCAAGAGAAGCGCACtattgtaacaaaacaatattgattattgttcaaagattatatttaagaaacgattcgtttagCTTACAAAGCGTGATTCAGAATTATTGCCTATTGTTATTCTTACGGATCAGAAGTATGTATGGGTAACGTTAATGTATGAAGATGATAACAATAGTGTTGcaatagtaaaaatttaaatgtcaatttGACAATTCTGTATTGGCTTTGACgtctgattaaattaaaaacaaagaatCGTTTTTTGAATATAGTCTGTCTTTGGTAATgtgaaaatgtttttgtaaattttaataataattgtaggagttatttgttactataattgtattttttgttataatttctaGTCAGGTCAGggtttaaatatactatatatgatgaaaaaaaacttttttatttacaattagctACCCGAGCTAGCTAGCCGGCTTTGTACTGGTAGAATtagtttaaacaatatatatatatacagcttTTTATAGTCGAAATATTACAAGCATTTTTTTAGGTCTTTCTAAGGTTAAACCTGAAGGTTTAGAGttaccaatatttaaaaatatatttgaatcttTATATGGATAATTTATTGTCTAGGAGctatattaaacttaataatatataaataatttgttctttcaaacgaggcgtgaagaggcatcttgcgggccggcaaggcgaaggcggctagtgcagaacgtttttcccgtctgtactggccttcgtcgcgtttggactctactaccacttaccatcaggtggagtagagtcatttgcccccccggcgaatatataaaaaaaaaaaatgcgtcttacctgccatgacatacggtgccgaaacgtggacactaactgcgggactagtccacaaattcaaagtcgctcagcgtgctatggagcgagctatgctcggagtatctttgaaggataagatcagaaatgagattatccggaaaagaaccggagtcaccgacatagcttgcaaaattagcaggctgaagtggcagtgggttggtcacgtatgtcgtaggaccgatggccgttggagcagacgagtcctagagtggagaccgcgaatcggcaagtgcagcgtagggcgcccacCAGGGCGtagtggcgggcaccaactggatgcggaaggcggagggcaggggcgcaccttgggagaggcctatgttcagcagtggacaaggattggctgttgattgatattatatatcaataaaaattaaatttagcttAAATCCTAGTAATGCCTTTAAACCTAAACCATTTTGGAATATGATTGTTTTGAAATCCATAGCTGAATGCCGATTAGCACTTGAAGTATTTAGAGATAACCCAACTCCAAATAGCGATaggtattttacaaaataaagtaagtGAAGCtcaaaaaatattacgtcaGTCGAAATCATAATCTTGGCAAAAATTCTGTAATGGTATATGTGGAGTGTCTTCAATAAATGAAATGTGGTTTCGAATGAAATGGATAAGGGGGTGATATTCCAAACAATCTAGTATAGGGGGTGATAGCGCTAGGGGTCTCTTTTAAACTTTTGCTCCGGATTATGCTCTCAATAATTGTCCTACCTTTAGATCGACCTCTTAGAATCATCAATTCTATCTAGAAAATAATTAGAAGTATCCATAAAATCTAAAGATACCGCTCCGGGCATAGATATGATTTCATTTTCAGTTATAAAAAACTTACCTGAATTTGGTAAAGATTGGCTTTTGACAATTTTCAACATATTTCTCAAATATGGATTAGTTCCAAGGCAGTGACGAGAAATTGCTGTTATTGCTTTTCTGAAACACTCTTAATATCATCTTTAAGAGCAATATCTTTAATGTCCTGTAtatgtaaagtttttaattcaatCCTACACAAAAGACGAATGGTATTTTGAAAGATCAAGTATCTTCTCTGAGGACACGACGGGTTTCAGAAAAGCTCACTCCTGTTTAGACAATTTAAGCAAACTAGTTTTATGTATACAAAACGGATTTGGACTAGGCAATTTTACGTCTTGTTGTTTCATTGACATTGATGGAGCATAAAATAACATAGATATGTCTAAACTTTTGACTTTAATGGACAATTATGGGGTCGGatcaaaaaattgtaattatttatggatttttcttaattatagatttctaaatattaatttagatacGGTATCGATTACAAGATGTTGTAGCCAGGGCTTAGCTCAAGGAGATCCTTTAtcgtctttaatatttaatgttgcgACAGCTTACATATGTCAATctatcaaaaatgtttttatttcagaatATGCGGacgattttgttttgtatacatCAAATAAGAACTTGACTATCACCGCCAATGATTTACTATCAGCTTTGAGCATTTTTACCGCATTGCTTGATGAATTAGCTTAACAAATTTCATATGGAACAGAAGAAAAAagcctttttaattttattatttaatgaaattcaaaatataccAGTTCATAGGAGCATTCAACtagaaatgtttaatttaaatatttggccTTCAAAAATTGACTTGGATATTAAGATAGATATacccaatataaataaatcaaaacgcTCATCATATAACTctcttgatatttatataaaatgtataaattatttaaatttacaatatctTAACGATTACAACTTATTTACTGATGCGTCTATACATAACAATGAAACGGGAATTGCCTTTTATGATCCCCAAGCAGAAACGAATGTACGCAGAACTTATCGCTCTGGCGGAAGCATTATGTTATATTgagacaattaattttaataaatttatcattctCACTGACTCAAAAAGTTCATTGCAACATTTGACTCGTTGCACCTCGTCTTTCGTGGAACACCGATAGCCAATACCATCATTGGACTGATTCTAAAAATTAAGTCCTTCGGAAAATTTGTTGTTTTGCAGTGGATTCCTTCTCATATTGGAATTATTGGTAACGAGAAAGTCGATCAGTTTGTCAAACAGGCATGCACTGATGGAGACATAATTAATGTGTTACCTTTTTATACAGATtgcctttattttataaaagataaatttgtaaaagcttggaaagaatattttgataagaGGTTTAAAGAAAAAGGCATATGGTACAAAACGATTCATCCACATCCTTCCAATTATTCTTGGATGGAAAAATGTGATTTGAAAACGTGAAGATATTGTGATGGCGTTGAGACTGCGTTCCGGACACATTCCATTAAATAAGTTTGGATATTTAATGAACGAAGTTCTTTCTCCGAATTGTTTCGATTGCGGGGCTGTAGAGCATGTATATCACATTTTAATGGAATGTGTTCGTAGCGAATCCCTTCTATGCAATTaatagatagttttttttatagaatagggtgACGAGCAttagggccacctgatggtaagtggtcaccaacgcccatagatattgacactgtaggaaatgttaaccatcgccaatgcaccatcaaccttgggaactaagatgttatgtcccttgtgcctgtaattacactggctcactcaccctttaaatcggaacacaacgataccaagtactgctgttttgcggtagaatatctgatgagtgagagGGTGGTAActacgcagacgagcttgcacaaagctctagcaCTAGTAATATGATAGATGTAGATCAAATCCTACTTCAGAGCGAAACtagacaatatattataattaatgtatagatAAGAATATTTGTGTAACCTACCAGAGCAACATAGTCACCcaagtgatttaaaaaaaaataggtagaTGGGCAAACGGGTTACCTGATCGTCTCttccgcctatagacattggcgctgcaaaaaacattaaacattggcgatgtaacgctcgtccgccttcatattctatataaaaaaaaaaactttctattGACCTAGATTCTATTTACTTGACCTTGACTGATAGTGCAACCTAAGAGTTCTATATTGATGGCTAAAAAGGCACTtcgttaaattaatagaaaaactcGTATCTATCAAAGTCTTAAGTGACTTGGGACACAATATCAACGCATACGTTAGCAGTGGCTAATAAAAATTATCCACTAACAGCGACTTGACAAACCGTCAACGGTAGACTGACTAGTAAGGCCAATATAGTCTTTTCCTTATACTCTTAATAGAAAAGCGCAGTAC
The nucleotide sequence above comes from Nymphalis io chromosome 27, ilAglIoxx1.1, whole genome shotgun sequence. Encoded proteins:
- the LOC126778939 gene encoding ets DNA-binding protein pokkuri is translated as MPTQARCDRVPPADGAWGALDLRVLQEDDLPLDPREWCRAQVGAWVSRRGGLPERFPMNGKALCLMSRDMFAARVPRLGHALHQDFRRRLAKALALQELIEKLSSK